In Streptomyces sp. NBC_01426, one genomic interval encodes:
- a CDS encoding thioesterase II family protein, which yields MNDLNDLNDLNDLNHAHDDRSPAFTPAPDDVVWDLPGEGEQRTSLLVLPHAGGNAHAYAEWRAYLPADVRLLIGQYPGRGARFAEDLPRDVADLAGPVVAALPAGATDDLVVLGHSMGSLVAFEVVRALQAAGRAPRALVASACRAPFLANPAAVHPELLDDDALVAAIKQRGGTDDGILDEPELREIILPAIRADFAIDDVYRCEESAARVDCPVTVIGGDADPVAPAAALGNWARITDREFTSYVLPGGHFYFQRQLPEFFAVLASVVGGHVQAPTAV from the coding sequence ATGAACGACCTGAACGACCTGAACGACCTGAACGACCTGAACCACGCCCACGACGACCGGTCCCCGGCCTTCACCCCCGCCCCCGACGACGTGGTCTGGGACCTGCCCGGCGAGGGCGAGCAGCGCACCTCGCTGCTGGTCCTGCCGCACGCCGGCGGCAACGCGCACGCGTACGCCGAGTGGCGCGCGTACCTGCCGGCCGACGTACGCCTGCTGATCGGCCAGTACCCGGGGCGCGGCGCCCGCTTCGCGGAGGACCTCCCGCGCGACGTCGCCGATCTCGCCGGCCCGGTGGTGGCGGCCCTGCCGGCCGGGGCCACCGACGACCTGGTGGTGCTGGGGCACAGCATGGGGTCGCTCGTCGCCTTCGAGGTGGTGCGCGCGCTCCAGGCGGCCGGCCGTGCCCCGCGGGCGCTGGTCGCCTCGGCCTGCCGGGCGCCGTTCCTCGCGAACCCGGCCGCCGTGCACCCGGAACTCCTGGACGACGACGCGCTGGTGGCCGCCATCAAGCAGCGCGGTGGCACCGACGACGGCATCCTCGACGAGCCGGAGCTCCGGGAGATCATCCTGCCGGCCATCCGGGCCGACTTCGCGATCGACGACGTGTACCGCTGCGAGGAGTCGGCCGCCCGGGTGGACTGCCCGGTGACGGTGATCGGCGGCGACGCCGACCCGGTCGCGCCGGCCGCGGCGCTGGGGAACTGGGCGCGGATCACCGACCGGGAGTTCACCTCGTACGTGCTGCCGGGCGGCCACTTCTACTTCCAGCGGCAGTTGCCGGAGTTCTTCGCCGTGCTGGCCTCGGTCGTCGGCGGGCACGTGCAGGCGCCGACCGCGGTCTGA
- a CDS encoding non-ribosomal peptide synthetase, with the protein MTAVLPERPSTLVARPVPFAAPDLLDRLALVPAARTAVVAGDRALSFGALRAQAMRVAGRLAERGIGPESVVALALPRGTELVAALLGTLCAGAAYLPVDPRLPADRRRYLVEDAGADLVVTTSDPEPLVEGTPHLAVAALTAPGPRDRPFAPVAVSPETLAYVIYTSGSTGRPKGVEIVRGAASALLAELEDAGIAVTEGGRVGWNASPSFDASVQQWVRVCRGDTLVMIDEETRADPALLARLIDEQALTDLDITPSHADPLLDLLTADGGPRPLTLLVGGEAIGPALWRRLGKRGAAGVLRTVNLYGPTECTVDSTAGWVDAADEPHIGTVLPGLRMRVLDGRLAPVAEGESGELYLAGPRVGRGYRRRPGLTAERFVADPGGSGERMYRTGDLVRLLPDGRLGYLGRADGQVKLRGHRIELREVEAVLAALPGIAEAVVLLRDEVHGAPGLVAYHRSVEPVAEAALRSALTAALPGYMVPSAFVPVDRFPTTPNGKIDRAALPAPVAASPQSPPAAGGLTRSQELIAGVWAAVLGASRIGPDDNFFKLGGHSLLAIKLVSRVRAELGVSLPVKAVYANPRLRDLASHIDTLVAAAAGPAPSGQDG; encoded by the coding sequence GTGACCGCCGTTCTTCCCGAGCGCCCGAGCACCCTCGTGGCGCGTCCCGTGCCGTTCGCCGCCCCCGACCTGCTGGACCGGCTGGCCCTGGTGCCCGCCGCGCGGACCGCCGTCGTCGCGGGCGACCGCGCGTTGAGCTTCGGCGCCCTGCGCGCCCAGGCGATGCGGGTCGCCGGCCGGCTCGCCGAGCGGGGCATCGGCCCGGAGAGCGTGGTCGCCCTGGCCCTGCCGCGCGGCACGGAGCTGGTCGCCGCGCTGCTCGGCACCCTGTGCGCGGGGGCCGCGTACCTTCCGGTGGACCCGAGGCTGCCCGCCGATCGGCGCCGGTACCTCGTCGAGGACGCGGGGGCCGACCTGGTGGTCACCACGTCCGACCCGGAGCCGCTCGTCGAGGGGACGCCGCACCTGGCGGTGGCCGCCCTGACGGCGCCCGGTCCCCGGGACCGCCCCTTCGCGCCGGTCGCCGTGTCCCCCGAGACCCTCGCCTACGTCATCTACACCTCGGGTTCCACGGGCCGGCCCAAGGGCGTCGAGATCGTGCGGGGCGCGGCGTCCGCGCTGCTGGCCGAGCTGGAGGACGCGGGCATCGCGGTCACCGAGGGCGGGCGGGTCGGTTGGAACGCCTCGCCGTCCTTCGACGCCTCCGTGCAGCAGTGGGTGCGGGTCTGCCGCGGCGACACCCTGGTCATGATCGACGAGGAAACGCGTGCGGATCCGGCGCTGCTGGCCCGGCTGATCGACGAGCAGGCCCTGACCGATCTCGACATCACGCCCTCGCACGCCGATCCGCTGCTGGACCTGCTCACCGCGGACGGCGGGCCGCGCCCGCTGACCCTGCTCGTGGGCGGCGAGGCGATCGGCCCCGCGCTGTGGCGTCGGCTCGGCAAGCGCGGTGCGGCCGGGGTGCTGCGGACGGTGAACCTGTACGGGCCCACCGAGTGCACGGTGGACTCCACGGCGGGATGGGTGGACGCGGCGGACGAGCCGCACATCGGCACCGTGCTGCCCGGCCTGCGGATGCGGGTGCTCGACGGACGGCTGGCCCCGGTGGCCGAGGGCGAGAGCGGCGAGCTGTACCTGGCGGGCCCGCGGGTGGGGCGCGGCTACCGGCGTCGGCCGGGGTTGACGGCGGAGCGGTTCGTCGCCGACCCGGGGGGCTCGGGCGAGCGGATGTACCGCACGGGTGACCTGGTGCGGCTGCTGCCGGACGGCCGGCTGGGCTACCTCGGCCGGGCCGACGGGCAGGTCAAGCTGCGCGGCCACCGGATCGAACTCCGTGAGGTGGAGGCGGTGTTGGCCGCGCTGCCGGGGATCGCGGAGGCCGTGGTGCTGCTGCGGGACGAGGTGCACGGGGCGCCGGGTCTGGTGGCCTACCACCGGAGCGTGGAGCCGGTCGCCGAGGCGGCACTGCGTTCGGCGCTGACCGCCGCGCTGCCCGGGTACATGGTTCCGTCGGCCTTCGTGCCCGTGGACCGCTTCCCGACCACGCCCAACGGGAAGATCGACCGGGCCGCGCTGCCGGCGCCCGTCGCCGCCTCCCCGCAGTCGCCGCCGGCCGCCGGCGGGCTGACCCGCTCGCAGGAGTTGATCGCGGGTGTCTGGGCGGCCGTGCTGGGCGCCTCGCGCATCGGTCCGGACGACAACTTCTTCAAGCTGGGCGGCCATTCACTGCTCGCGATCAAGCTCGTGTCGCGGGTCCGCGCGGAGCTGGGCGTCTCGCTCCCGGTGAAGGCCGTGTACGCCAACCCGCGCCTGCGGGACCTGGCCTCCCACATCGACACGCTCGTCGCGGCCGCCGCAGGTCCGGCCCCGTCGGGCCAGGACGGCTGA
- a CDS encoding TauD/TfdA family dioxygenase, with translation MTLTTVAHAQVSAGITPVREPGRPVVVHTPAGADLDASVAWLTAHREAIQAELHRSGAVLLRGLPVTDAASFAVARDALIRQRAGYKEKATPRTDFGEGVFSSTDLPAVQPIRLHNENSYTLDFPGVLLFGCVIAPEEGGATTVGDMREALRLLPPELVERFERAGWLLVRNYSELAGLPWYKTFATEDKAVAEAYCEENTVGYEWVDDGDSMITRQRRSAIVTHPVTGERTWFNHFAFWNSRTLDPDVREVLVETYGEDGLPFNTYLGDGSRLTDAEVDAINAVYDRVTVRETWQAGDLMIVDNILCAHGREAFKGDRKILVAMGEPVALADCAPATLPSTTVHSAPAGE, from the coding sequence ATGACCCTGACCACCGTGGCCCACGCGCAGGTCTCCGCCGGGATCACCCCGGTCCGCGAACCCGGCCGGCCCGTCGTCGTCCACACCCCCGCCGGCGCCGACCTGGACGCCTCCGTCGCCTGGCTGACCGCCCACCGGGAGGCGATTCAGGCCGAGTTGCACCGCTCGGGCGCCGTCCTGCTGCGCGGGTTGCCCGTCACCGACGCGGCCTCGTTCGCCGTCGCGCGGGACGCCCTGATCCGGCAGCGGGCCGGCTACAAGGAGAAGGCCACCCCGCGCACCGACTTCGGCGAGGGCGTGTTCTCCTCCACCGATCTGCCGGCGGTGCAGCCGATCCGGCTGCACAACGAGAACAGCTACACCCTCGACTTCCCCGGCGTGCTGCTGTTCGGCTGCGTGATCGCCCCCGAGGAGGGCGGCGCGACCACGGTCGGGGACATGCGGGAGGCGCTGCGTCTGCTGCCGCCGGAGCTGGTCGAGCGGTTCGAGCGGGCCGGCTGGCTCCTGGTGCGCAACTACTCCGAACTGGCGGGCCTGCCCTGGTACAAGACCTTCGCGACCGAGGACAAGGCCGTGGCGGAGGCGTACTGCGAGGAGAACACGGTCGGCTACGAGTGGGTCGACGACGGGGACTCGATGATCACCCGGCAGCGGCGTTCGGCGATCGTCACGCACCCGGTGACGGGTGAGCGCACCTGGTTCAACCACTTCGCGTTCTGGAACAGCCGGACCCTGGACCCCGATGTCCGCGAGGTGCTGGTGGAGACGTACGGCGAGGACGGGCTGCCCTTCAACACCTACCTGGGTGACGGGTCCCGGCTGACCGACGCCGAGGTGGACGCGATCAACGCCGTCTACGACCGGGTGACCGTACGGGAGACCTGGCAGGCGGGCGATCTGATGATCGTCGACAACATCCTGTGCGCGCACGGCCGCGAGGCCTTCAAGGGCGACCGGAAGATCCTCGTCGCGATGGGCGAGCCGGTCGCGCTCGCCGACTGCGCCCCGGCCACCCTGCCGTCCACCACCGTCCACAGCGCGCCCGCCGGGGAGTGA